From a single Nicotiana tomentosiformis chromosome 2, ASM39032v3, whole genome shotgun sequence genomic region:
- the LOC138906244 gene encoding uncharacterized protein produces MKEAEMIDYFLQAQDPDYLHYMLAAIGKPFSEAIKIGEIVENGMKSGKIVSQAALKATTQAIQSGSRNFGNRKKKEEGSMMASGFGGVQRGITPSYAYARPPNHQQWRAPIPQGSRQLRPNFEAPYNPRPRQEYVREQEPKKEFTPIGESYTSLFRKLMQLKLIEPIMPCYVNPNSKGFDSNARCEYHSNTQGHSTENCWTLKKAIENLIEAKEIVVTNNEDTPNITNNPLPTHDNTHFIGMICDDRDYKQSGKTEMVDRTIGSEPKVIVSPPQLAPLMVKGANSSLNLACSEKMILYVPGSTKKVEVQLGGPKLYIPGGIQKIIPNNGLRNITEPVVIRPVAQLIVTNTKAIPWNYNKTVMTYKGKEIVEETGEMGGLTHSGRCYSPEELRKAKQAREGHLPVKEPVAEKEAEEFLKKMKLQDYSIIDQLRKTPVQISLLSLLLHSKEHRRVLIKTLNEAYVSEKTTVNQLEKMAERFFEPQFEEVQNPSTQDDIDGVCQGLKEMFYEINMVQVGEGPSRASVQLIGPDTSLSNWEAIPLPIRMET; encoded by the exons atgaaagaggcagaaatgattgactattttctccaagctcaggatcctgattacctccattacatgttgGCCGCCATCGGTAAACCTTTTTCTGAGGCGATTAAgattggtgaaatagttgagaatggTATGAAGTCAGGCAAAATTGTGAGTCAGGCAGCCCTTAAGGCAACCACACAGGCAATTCAAAGCGGGTCACGCAATTTCGGAAATCGAAAAAAGAAGGAGGAAGGATCCATGATGGCATCTGGGTTCGGAGGAGTTCAAAGAGGAATAACTCCTTCTTAC gctTATGCTAGGCCTCCCAATCACCAACAATGGCGGGCACCGATTCCACAAGGCTCCCGTCAACTCCGGCCAAATTTTGAGGCACCATATAATCCTCGTCCCCGACAAGAATATGTGAGAGAACAggagccaaagaaagagttcaccccaattggagAATCGTATACAAGCCTATTTCGAAAGTTGATGCAGTTGAAGTTGATTGAACCTATTATGCCGTGCtatgtgaatccaaattcaaaaggttttgactcaaatgcaagatgtgagtatcactctaacacccaagggcatagtactgaaaactgttggacattaaagaaagccattgaaaatttgattgaagcaaaggAAATTGTGGTAACAAATaatgaggatactcctaatatcacaaacaatccgctcccaactcatgataatacacattttattggaatgatttgtgatgatcggGATTATAAGCAGTCTGGCAAGACAGAGATGGTTGATAGAACCATAGGGTCAGAACCAAAAGTGATAGTGAGCCCGCCGCAATTAGCACCATTGATGGTGAAAGGTGCGAATTCTAGTTTGAACTTGGCATGTTCTGAAAAAATGATTCTCTATGTTCCTGGAAGCACAAAAAAGGTTGAGGTTCAATTGGGTGGGCCAAAACTTTACATCCCCGGGGGCATTCAAAAGATCATTCCGAATAATGGTTTGAGGAATATAACAGAGCCAGTCGTGATCCGACCTGTTGCCCAACTCATAGTGACAAACACAAAAGCTATTCCCTGGAATTATAACAAGACTGTCATGACAtacaaaggaaaagagatagttgaagaaacaggtgaaatggggggcttgacccactctggaaggtgttattcaccggaggaattgagaaaagctaaGCAAGCCAGAGAAGGTCATTTGCCAGTGAAAGAACCCGTTGCAGAAAAAGAAGCAGAGGAATTCCTTAAGAAGATGAAATTGCAagactactcaatcattgaccaactaaggaaaactcctgttcagatatctttgttatctctACTTTTGCATTCAAAAGAGCATCGTCGTGTGTTGATCAAAACTttgaacgaggcatatgtctcagaaaagacaacggtgaatcagctagaaaaaatggctgaaagattctttgaa ccacaatttgaagaagtccaaaatccttctactcAGGATGACATTGACGGAGTTTGCCAGGGTCTCAAGGAGATGTTTTATGAGATCAATATGGTTCAAGTTGGGGAGGGCCCTAGCCGGGCAAGTGTTCAACTGATTGGTCCAGATACTTCGCTCAGCAACTGGGAAGCAATTCCTCTTCCCATCAGGATGGAGACTTGA